The following are from one region of the Longimicrobium sp. genome:
- a CDS encoding redox-sensing transcriptional repressor Rex, which translates to MISQAFSRPALFARRRASRSVVHGMKKISESAVRRLSLYLRFLQEAQAAGAETISSGELARRGGTTSAQVRKDLSLFGSFGKRGMGYSVPELLREIRQILGLTRPWNVAVIGAGRLGSALSSFRDFEARGFHISAVFDADPAKIGQSWGGLTVQPDEELDATLRERRVEIAIVAVPAEAAQGVVDRVVAAGVKALLNFAPVRLRVPRGVTLRNVDVTLELEGLSFALANGKAG; encoded by the coding sequence ATGATTTCACAAGCCTTCTCGCGGCCGGCGTTGTTCGCGCGGCGGCGCGCGAGTCGCAGCGTGGTTCATGGCATGAAGAAGATCTCCGAGTCGGCGGTGCGCCGGCTTTCGCTGTACCTGCGCTTTCTCCAGGAGGCCCAGGCCGCGGGGGCGGAGACCATCTCCAGCGGCGAGCTGGCCCGGCGCGGCGGCACCACCTCGGCGCAGGTGCGCAAGGACCTGTCGCTCTTCGGGTCGTTCGGCAAGCGCGGGATGGGCTACTCCGTGCCCGAGCTGCTGCGCGAGATCCGGCAGATCCTGGGGCTCACGCGCCCCTGGAACGTGGCGGTGATCGGCGCCGGACGGCTGGGATCCGCCCTCAGCAGCTTCCGCGACTTCGAGGCGCGCGGCTTCCACATCAGCGCGGTGTTCGACGCCGACCCGGCCAAGATCGGCCAGAGCTGGGGCGGCCTGACCGTGCAGCCCGACGAGGAGCTGGACGCCACCCTGCGCGAGCGCCGCGTGGAGATCGCCATCGTGGCCGTTCCCGCCGAGGCGGCGCAGGGCGTGGTCGACCGCGTGGTCGCCGCCGGCGTGAAGGCGCTGCTGAACTTCGCCCCCGTGCGGCTGCGCGTCCCCCGCGGCGTCACCCTGCGCAACGTCGACGTCACGCTGGAGCTCGAGGGGTTGTCCTTCGCGCTGGCGAACGGGAAGGCGGGGTAG
- a CDS encoding PDDEXK nuclease domain-containing protein: MATLVPVPDVYHEFLHALKERIRSAQLRAAVSVNRELVLLYWEIGRDLVERQDREGWGTRVIDRLAADLRAAFPGQQGFSPRNLKYMKRFAEEWPDCVIVQEVLAQLSWYHNVTLLEKVPSPAERLWYARQCIQNGWSRNVLLHQVGSGLVHRQGRAIHNFDRTLPPPDSDLASALLKSPYSFEFLTLEGEVREQEIERALTERILNFLLELGVGFAFVGRQHRLEVGGQEFFLDLLFYHIRLHCYVAIELKVGRFVPESVGKMNFYLAALDDQLRGAADQPSIGIILCTDRNDVVVEYSLRDITRPIGVATYRLQGPLPAPFRGVLPTAAELAAEVESVMRPASAHDASS, encoded by the coding sequence ATGGCCACGCTCGTTCCCGTGCCCGACGTCTACCACGAGTTCCTGCACGCGCTGAAGGAGCGCATCCGCTCGGCGCAGTTGCGCGCGGCGGTGTCCGTAAACCGCGAGCTAGTGCTGCTGTACTGGGAGATCGGCCGCGACCTGGTGGAGCGCCAGGATCGTGAGGGGTGGGGCACGAGGGTGATCGATCGCCTGGCCGCCGACCTGCGCGCCGCGTTCCCCGGCCAGCAGGGATTCTCGCCGCGCAACCTCAAGTACATGAAGAGGTTCGCGGAAGAGTGGCCGGACTGTGTAATTGTGCAGGAGGTGCTTGCACAATTGTCCTGGTACCACAACGTGACCCTTCTGGAGAAGGTCCCGTCACCCGCCGAGCGGCTCTGGTACGCACGCCAGTGCATCCAGAACGGCTGGTCGCGGAACGTGCTGCTGCACCAGGTCGGCAGCGGCCTGGTGCATCGGCAGGGGCGCGCGATCCACAACTTCGACCGTACGCTGCCCCCGCCGGACTCGGACCTCGCCTCCGCGCTGCTGAAGAGCCCCTACTCGTTCGAGTTCCTCACGCTCGAGGGAGAGGTGCGCGAGCAGGAGATCGAGCGGGCGCTCACCGAACGCATCCTCAACTTCCTGCTGGAGCTGGGGGTGGGCTTCGCGTTCGTGGGCCGGCAGCACCGGCTGGAGGTGGGCGGACAGGAGTTCTTCCTGGACCTCCTGTTCTACCACATCCGGCTGCACTGCTACGTGGCCATCGAGCTCAAGGTCGGACGCTTCGTTCCGGAGAGCGTCGGCAAGATGAACTTCTACCTGGCCGCGCTCGACGATCAGCTGCGTGGAGCTGCCGACCAGCCGAGCATCGGCATCATCCTCTGCACCGACCGCAACGACGTGGTGGTGGAGTACTCGCTTCGCGACATCACGCGCCCGATCGGCGTGGCGACGTACCGGCTGCAAGGCCCGCTCCCCGCACCGTTCCGCGGCGTCCTGCCGACCGCGGCCGAGCTCGCCGCCGAGGTCGAATCCGTGATGCGGCCGGCCAGCGCCCACGACGCGTCGTCCTGA
- a CDS encoding SDR family oxidoreductase, which produces MNVVVFGATGGTGRELVKQALGHGHTVRAFVRSPDKLKVIHHRLEVVQGDVLDAPAVAEAVAGQDAALSALGVNNTKPNTVLSDGTRNLLAAMEERKVRRLLFVSSLGVGDSKGQLGPLYNWILLRTLLKHIFADKETAEEQVRDSKLDWTIVRPGRLTDGRLTAKYRTGPDAAKGRWFPKVSRADVADFMLHALERNAHVRAISGICY; this is translated from the coding sequence ATGAACGTGGTGGTGTTCGGCGCGACCGGCGGCACCGGGCGCGAGCTGGTGAAACAGGCGCTCGGCCACGGCCACACCGTGCGCGCGTTTGTGCGCAGCCCCGACAAGCTGAAGGTGATCCACCACCGCCTGGAGGTGGTGCAGGGCGACGTGCTGGACGCGCCGGCCGTCGCCGAAGCGGTGGCGGGGCAGGACGCGGCGCTCTCGGCCCTGGGGGTGAACAACACCAAGCCGAACACCGTCCTCTCCGACGGCACGCGCAACCTGCTGGCGGCGATGGAGGAGCGGAAGGTGCGGCGGCTCCTCTTCGTCTCGTCGCTCGGCGTCGGCGACAGCAAGGGGCAGCTCGGGCCGCTCTACAACTGGATCCTGCTGCGGACCCTGCTGAAGCACATCTTCGCGGACAAGGAAACGGCGGAGGAACAGGTCCGCGACTCGAAGCTGGACTGGACCATCGTGCGCCCGGGGCGGCTGACGGACGGGCGCCTGACGGCGAAGTACCGTACCGGACCGGACGCCGCGAAGGGGCGCTGGTTCCCGAAGGTGTCGCGCGCGGACGTCGCCGATTTCATGCTGCACGCGCTGGAGCGCAACGCGCACGTCCGCGCAATCTCCGGCATCTGCTACTGA
- a CDS encoding acetyl-CoA C-acetyltransferase: protein MIDIARDPRTTPVIVSAVRTPIGRFLGGLSSLTAPDLGAVAIREAVARSGIAVEDVAEVIMGNVVQGGVGQAPARQAAVKAGLPVTVSALTINKVCGSGLKAVMLAAQSIRAGDNQVVVAGGQESMSSAPYYIYGMRGGVKFGDQELVDGLIRDGLWCAFCDVHMGGHAEYTAKKAGVTREMQDQFAVASHRKAVEAIKAGKFRDEIVPVEIAGRKGTVTVDTDENPREDTTLEGLGKLRPAFAKDAPKEMTADQLTVTAGNASALNDGASAVVVVSEQYARDHDLQILARVTAYSTGAVEPKELFFAPIQAVRNLMAKAGTEIGDYDLIEANEAFAVQALADGAGLGWDWDRVNVNGGAVALGHPIGASGARVLTTLLHAMKDRDAETGLATLCLGGGDAVALSVERV from the coding sequence ATGATCGACATAGCCCGTGACCCCCGCACCACGCCCGTGATCGTCAGCGCGGTGCGCACCCCCATCGGCCGCTTCCTGGGCGGCCTGTCGTCGCTGACCGCGCCGGACCTGGGCGCCGTGGCCATCCGCGAGGCGGTCGCCCGCTCGGGGATCGCGGTGGAGGACGTGGCCGAGGTGATCATGGGCAACGTCGTGCAGGGCGGCGTGGGGCAGGCGCCCGCGCGCCAGGCGGCGGTCAAGGCCGGGCTGCCGGTGACCGTTTCGGCGCTCACCATCAACAAGGTGTGCGGCAGCGGGCTCAAGGCGGTGATGCTGGCGGCGCAGTCGATCCGCGCGGGCGACAACCAGGTAGTGGTGGCCGGCGGGCAGGAGAGCATGTCGAGCGCGCCGTACTACATCTACGGGATGCGCGGCGGCGTGAAGTTCGGTGACCAGGAGCTGGTGGACGGGCTGATCCGCGATGGCCTGTGGTGCGCGTTCTGTGACGTGCACATGGGCGGGCACGCCGAGTACACGGCGAAGAAGGCCGGCGTCACCCGCGAGATGCAGGACCAGTTCGCCGTGGCCTCGCACCGCAAGGCGGTGGAGGCGATCAAGGCCGGCAAGTTCAGGGACGAGATCGTCCCGGTGGAGATCGCCGGCCGCAAGGGGACGGTGACGGTGGACACGGACGAGAACCCGCGCGAGGACACCACGCTCGAGGGACTCGGCAAGCTGCGCCCCGCGTTCGCCAAGGACGCGCCGAAGGAGATGACCGCCGACCAGCTGACGGTGACCGCCGGCAACGCCAGCGCGCTGAACGACGGCGCCTCCGCCGTCGTCGTGGTCAGTGAGCAGTACGCGCGCGACCACGATCTCCAGATCCTCGCCCGGGTGACGGCGTACTCGACGGGCGCGGTGGAGCCGAAGGAGCTGTTCTTCGCGCCGATCCAGGCGGTGCGCAACCTGATGGCCAAGGCGGGGACGGAGATCGGCGACTACGACCTAATCGAGGCCAACGAGGCGTTCGCCGTGCAGGCGCTGGCCGATGGCGCGGGGCTTGGGTGGGACTGGGACCGCGTGAACGTGAACGGCGGCGCGGTGGCGCTGGGCCATCCCATCGGCGCGTCGGGCGCGCGCGTGCTGACCACGCTCCTGCACGCAATGAAGGACCGCGACGCCGAGACCGGCCTGGCCACGCTCTGCCTGGGCGGCGGCGACGCCGTCGCGCTCTCGGTCGAGCGCGTCTGA
- a CDS encoding DNA-formamidopyrimidine glycosylase family protein, translating into MPELPDVAVYIEALEKRIAGETLLGIRLASPFVLRTVEPRPAEMTGRRVVALHRVGKRIAIELEGERFIVIHLMVTGRFRWLAKGAKVPGKIGLAAFDFTNGALALTEAGSKRRASIHLLAGAEALRAMDPGGIDVMAASTEEFAAALRSGRHTLKRSLTDPHVFSGIGNAYSDEILHRARLSPVQLTTNLSDDEAARLHAAVRDTLAEWTERLRRETGDGFPEKVTAFHPAMAVHGKYGRPCPVCGAPVQRIRYAENETNYCARCQTGGRLLADRSLSRLLKGDWPRSIDELE; encoded by the coding sequence ATGCCCGAGCTGCCGGACGTCGCCGTCTACATCGAAGCGCTGGAGAAGCGGATCGCCGGTGAGACGCTGCTCGGCATCCGGCTGGCAAGCCCGTTCGTGCTGCGCACCGTGGAGCCGAGGCCGGCGGAGATGACCGGGCGGCGCGTCGTCGCTCTCCACCGCGTGGGGAAGCGGATCGCCATCGAGCTCGAGGGCGAGCGCTTCATCGTCATTCACCTGATGGTCACGGGTCGGTTCCGCTGGCTGGCGAAGGGCGCCAAAGTGCCCGGGAAGATCGGCCTCGCCGCGTTCGATTTCACGAATGGCGCGCTCGCGCTCACCGAGGCGGGGTCGAAGCGCCGCGCCTCCATCCACCTGCTCGCCGGGGCCGAAGCGCTGCGCGCGATGGATCCTGGCGGAATCGACGTGATGGCGGCGTCGACGGAGGAGTTCGCGGCCGCGCTGCGGAGCGGGCGGCACACGCTCAAGCGCTCGCTCACCGACCCGCACGTGTTCAGCGGGATCGGCAACGCGTACTCGGACGAGATCCTGCACCGCGCGCGGCTTTCGCCCGTGCAGCTGACCACGAACCTGTCGGACGACGAGGCGGCGCGCCTCCATGCCGCGGTTCGCGACACGCTGGCGGAGTGGACCGAGCGCCTGCGTCGCGAGACCGGCGACGGGTTCCCGGAGAAGGTGACGGCGTTCCACCCGGCGATGGCCGTGCACGGGAAGTACGGCCGGCCGTGCCCCGTCTGCGGCGCGCCGGTGCAGCGCATCCGCTACGCCGAGAACGAGACCAACTACTGCGCCCGCTGCCAGACCGGCGGCCGCCTCCTGGCCGACCGCTCGCTCTCGCGCCTGCTCAAGGGCGACTGGCCCCGCAGCATCGACGAGTTGGAGTGA
- a CDS encoding DUF2695 domain-containing protein → MPVSHGDLRGLFDALDEALEGGCDQTLRHTRAFLRSRGMDEARVLPWLAEYGGHCDCEVLANVGGEWDDA, encoded by the coding sequence ATGCCGGTCTCGCACGGCGACCTGCGTGGCCTGTTCGACGCGCTCGACGAAGCGCTGGAGGGCGGCTGCGACCAGACGCTCCGCCACACGCGCGCGTTCCTGCGGTCGCGGGGGATGGACGAGGCGCGGGTGCTCCCCTGGCTGGCCGAGTACGGCGGCCACTGCGACTGCGAGGTGCTGGCCAACGTGGGCGGCGAATGGGACGACGCGTGA
- a CDS encoding arginine deiminase family protein produces the protein MRVTSEIGPLRTVICHTPGAELLAVTPSNREQFLYDDIIDLDLARREHQRFRAILSRFAEVLDVRELLADIVDEPEVRRFLVNRVMEVASSEPLVGELAEIPGEELIRRFVEGVEAPMGPISQLLHKVSWELPPLPNLFFTRDAAMVVNDAVIIGAMRYAVRWTEELLMKALFLYHPLLRNGGFIYDGTDEHRSDYTIEGGDVLILRPDLAMVGLSERSSPAAIEGLVDGLRGTAGIEHVLVVVLPAESPAIHLDMIMTMVDREHCVVYPPYFFSPSRLPVLYYKPDAKGVKAYDDVFTALRKVELPLEPIWCGGRHPTRQEREQWSSGCNFVAVRPGVVLGYTRNEGTMREMESAGYRLIDAIEFLTGEVEIEDGDRAVIAFEGAELVRGGGGGRCMTLPVCRDDIW, from the coding sequence GTGCGCGTCACCTCGGAGATCGGGCCGCTCCGCACGGTGATCTGCCACACCCCGGGGGCCGAGCTGCTCGCGGTGACTCCGTCCAACCGCGAGCAGTTCCTCTACGACGACATCATCGACCTGGACCTGGCGCGGCGCGAGCACCAGCGCTTCCGCGCCATCCTCTCGCGCTTCGCCGAGGTGCTGGACGTGCGCGAGCTGCTGGCCGACATCGTCGACGAGCCGGAGGTGCGCCGCTTCCTGGTCAACCGGGTGATGGAGGTGGCGTCTTCAGAGCCGCTGGTGGGCGAGCTGGCCGAGATCCCGGGCGAGGAGCTGATCCGCCGCTTCGTCGAGGGCGTCGAGGCGCCGATGGGGCCGATCTCGCAGCTCCTGCACAAGGTCAGCTGGGAGCTGCCGCCGCTGCCGAACCTGTTCTTCACCCGCGACGCCGCCATGGTGGTGAACGACGCGGTGATCATCGGCGCCATGCGCTACGCGGTGCGGTGGACCGAGGAGCTGCTGATGAAGGCGCTCTTCCTCTACCACCCGCTGCTCCGGAACGGCGGCTTCATCTACGACGGCACCGACGAGCACCGCAGCGACTACACCATCGAGGGCGGCGACGTCCTGATCCTGCGCCCCGACCTGGCGATGGTGGGCCTCTCCGAGCGCTCCTCTCCCGCCGCCATCGAGGGGCTCGTCGATGGCCTGAGAGGGACGGCGGGGATCGAGCACGTCCTCGTGGTCGTCCTTCCCGCCGAGAGCCCGGCGATCCACCTGGACATGATCATGACCATGGTGGACCGCGAGCACTGCGTGGTGTATCCCCCCTACTTCTTCAGCCCCTCGCGCCTCCCCGTGCTCTACTACAAGCCCGACGCGAAGGGGGTGAAGGCGTACGACGACGTGTTCACCGCGCTGCGGAAGGTGGAGCTGCCGCTGGAGCCGATCTGGTGCGGCGGCCGGCATCCGACCCGGCAGGAGCGCGAGCAGTGGTCCAGCGGGTGCAACTTCGTGGCGGTGCGGCCGGGCGTGGTGCTGGGCTACACGCGCAACGAGGGAACGATGCGGGAGATGGAATCCGCCGGCTACCGGCTGATCGACGCGATCGAGTTCCTCACGGGAGAGGTGGAGATCGAGGACGGCGACCGCGCGGTGATCGCGTTCGAGGGCGCCGAGTTGGTGCGGGGCGGCGGCGGCGGCCGCTGCATGACCCTTCCCGTCTGCCGCGACGACATCTGGTGA
- a CDS encoding tetratricopeptide repeat protein: MFFPSLFYLPSLLIVAVQVFFAVHCIRNGKPAWLFLIVFFPFVGSLIYLFVEYLPEMRARDTIGSTARRVKERINPAAEIQRLEDQVALSNSHVNRMELARGYLRVGRADDAIAVYRQSLVGMYADDPPLLYELAAAYHAVGRLDEARETYEQLRANVPAPTTDHLLLSARIYEDAGELDAAAREYEALLTRPVVGEEARCRYALVLKQLGRTSEAHALFDAIVRHARVSPGHYRKAQKPWIEIARKELAGETVAG; encoded by the coding sequence ATGTTCTTCCCGTCCCTCTTCTATCTGCCCTCCCTGCTGATCGTGGCGGTGCAGGTGTTCTTCGCGGTGCACTGCATCCGCAACGGGAAGCCGGCGTGGCTCTTCCTGATCGTCTTCTTCCCCTTCGTCGGCAGCCTGATCTACCTGTTCGTGGAGTACCTGCCGGAGATGCGCGCGCGGGATACGATTGGCTCCACCGCGCGCAGGGTGAAGGAGCGCATCAACCCCGCGGCCGAGATCCAGCGGCTGGAAGACCAGGTGGCGCTCAGCAACAGCCACGTGAACCGGATGGAGCTGGCGCGCGGCTACCTGCGCGTGGGCCGCGCCGACGACGCCATCGCCGTGTACCGCCAGTCGCTGGTGGGGATGTATGCCGACGATCCGCCGCTGCTGTACGAGCTGGCGGCCGCCTACCACGCGGTGGGGCGCCTGGACGAGGCGCGCGAGACGTACGAGCAGCTGCGCGCCAACGTGCCTGCGCCGACCACCGACCACCTGCTGCTGAGCGCGCGCATCTACGAGGACGCGGGCGAGCTGGACGCGGCGGCGCGCGAGTACGAGGCGCTGCTCACCCGCCCGGTGGTGGGCGAGGAGGCGCGCTGCCGGTACGCGCTGGTGCTGAAGCAGCTCGGCCGCACCTCCGAGGCGCACGCGCTGTTCGACGCCATCGTCCGCCACGCGCGCGTCTCACCCGGCCACTACCGCAAGGCGCAGAAGCCGTGGATCGAGATCGCGCGCAAGGAGCTGGCGGGCGAGACCGTGGCGGGCTGA
- a CDS encoding MBL fold metallo-hydrolase: MTETVLATDTLVRTRTLGRMRIHALEAGLQRLDGGAMFGVVPKPLWEKRIPADARNRIPLALRCLLVETPDALVLIETGLGNKENEKFLDIYGVENASSDPRFPDRLHQAIAAAGFSADDVSIVVDTHLHFDHAGGNTYRDREGQVRLSFPNAAYHVQRGEWEWAHRVNERTSASYLPHNFDPVMEAGRLKLVEGDVEIVPGISVYRTPGHCPHHQSVLVSSDGEVGCFLADVVPTMAHLPLPWIMGYDVEPLVTLESKRALLKRATDERWLLVSTHDPFTPWGYAVADGRNTRLEEAA; this comes from the coding sequence GTGACGGAGACGGTGCTGGCGACGGACACCCTGGTGCGCACCCGCACGCTCGGGCGGATGCGCATCCACGCGCTCGAGGCGGGGCTGCAGCGCCTGGATGGCGGCGCCATGTTCGGCGTGGTCCCCAAGCCGTTGTGGGAAAAGCGCATCCCCGCCGACGCGCGCAACCGCATCCCCCTCGCCCTCCGTTGTCTCCTCGTCGAGACGCCGGACGCGCTGGTGCTGATCGAGACGGGGCTGGGGAACAAGGAGAACGAGAAGTTCCTCGACATCTATGGCGTCGAGAACGCGTCCTCCGATCCCCGCTTCCCCGATCGGCTGCACCAGGCGATCGCCGCGGCGGGGTTCTCGGCGGACGATGTCTCCATCGTCGTCGACACCCATCTCCACTTCGACCACGCGGGCGGCAACACGTATCGCGATCGCGAAGGACAGGTGCGGCTCTCCTTTCCCAACGCGGCCTACCACGTGCAGCGCGGCGAGTGGGAGTGGGCGCACCGCGTGAACGAGCGCACCTCGGCGAGCTATCTCCCGCACAACTTCGATCCCGTGATGGAGGCGGGGCGGCTGAAGCTGGTGGAAGGCGACGTGGAGATCGTTCCGGGCATTTCGGTGTACCGGACGCCCGGCCACTGCCCGCACCACCAGTCCGTCCTGGTTTCGTCGGACGGCGAGGTGGGGTGCTTCCTGGCGGACGTCGTTCCCACGATGGCGCATCTTCCGCTGCCGTGGATCATGGGATACGACGTGGAGCCGCTGGTGACGCTGGAGAGCAAGCGCGCGCTGCTGAAGCGGGCGACGGACGAGCGGTGGCTGCTCGTCTCCACGCACGACCCGTTCACCCCGTGGGGATACGCGGTGGCGGACGGCAGGAACACGAGACTGGAAGAGGCCGCCTGA
- a CDS encoding 3'-5' exonuclease yields MSQLALALDGVRFQPDGILVRRALELLETPRPTCEVAAKVLGITHGAGAAAAAVFALLGTDPRFAVSGEGVWSLSAPLPRPTVPAPDVAPAEPGRSLWEEEWCVVDLETTGGSPFRGHRVTELAAVCVSKGKITDTYATLVNPARAIPRMITALTGISQEMVVEAPYFHEVAPQVAETIGGRVFVAHNAAFDWRFLTHEMQSANGTTPAGRQLCTVRLARKLLPELPSRGLDALALYFGVEIESRHRALDDAVATARILVRLLEMAEEQGAGDWDSLQTFLRRRARRKKRTKSPKSMEAA; encoded by the coding sequence GTGAGCCAGCTGGCCCTTGCCCTGGACGGGGTCCGCTTCCAGCCGGACGGCATTCTCGTCCGCCGCGCGCTGGAGCTGCTGGAGACGCCGCGGCCCACCTGCGAGGTGGCCGCGAAGGTGCTGGGGATCACCCACGGCGCGGGCGCCGCGGCGGCCGCGGTGTTCGCGCTGCTGGGCACGGACCCGCGCTTCGCCGTCTCCGGCGAGGGCGTGTGGTCGCTCTCCGCGCCCCTCCCCCGCCCCACCGTCCCCGCGCCCGACGTGGCGCCAGCGGAGCCCGGCCGGAGCCTGTGGGAAGAGGAGTGGTGCGTGGTCGACCTGGAGACCACGGGCGGATCGCCGTTCCGCGGCCACCGGGTGACGGAGCTGGCCGCGGTCTGCGTCTCGAAAGGGAAGATCACCGACACGTACGCGACGCTGGTGAACCCGGCACGCGCCATCCCCCGCATGATCACCGCGCTCACGGGGATCTCGCAGGAGATGGTGGTGGAGGCGCCGTACTTCCACGAGGTGGCCCCGCAGGTGGCGGAAACCATCGGCGGGCGCGTCTTCGTGGCCCACAACGCGGCCTTCGACTGGCGCTTCCTAACGCACGAGATGCAGTCGGCCAACGGCACCACCCCCGCCGGGCGCCAGCTCTGCACCGTGCGCCTGGCGCGGAAGCTCCTCCCCGAGCTGCCGTCGCGCGGGCTCGACGCGCTGGCGCTCTACTTCGGGGTGGAGATCGAGAGCCGCCACCGCGCGCTCGACGACGCGGTCGCCACGGCGCGCATCCTGGTCCGCCTGCTGGAGATGGCCGAGGAGCAGGGCGCGGGCGACTGGGATTCGCTGCAGACGTTCCTGCGGCGCCGCGCGCGGCGGAAGAAGCGGACGAAGAGCCCGAAGTCGATGGAGGCGGCGTGA
- a CDS encoding 3-hydroxybutyryl-CoA dehydrogenase, translating into MADIRKVAVIGAGTMGNGIVHVFAQNGYDVTMIDVRAEALDAARATIAGNMDRQIKKGALTEADRDAALARISAAGDLSAVADADLVVEAATENVELKFRIFEQIDAAAPVHAILATNTSSISITEIAARTKRPEQVIGMHFMNPVPVMKLVEIIRGLATSDETTRAVVEMSEKLGKTVAEAQDYPGFVSNRILMPMINEAVFCLMEGVATREAIDTVMKLGMNHPMGPLALADLIGLDTCLAIMNVLHEGLGDDKYRPCPLLRKYVASGRLGRKTGEGFYSYAQP; encoded by the coding sequence ATGGCGGATATTCGCAAGGTGGCGGTGATCGGCGCGGGGACGATGGGGAACGGGATCGTCCACGTGTTCGCGCAGAACGGCTACGACGTCACCATGATCGACGTGCGCGCCGAGGCGCTCGACGCCGCGCGCGCGACCATCGCCGGGAACATGGACCGGCAGATCAAGAAGGGCGCGCTCACCGAGGCCGACCGCGACGCCGCGCTCGCCCGCATCTCCGCCGCTGGCGACCTCTCCGCCGTGGCCGACGCGGACCTCGTGGTCGAGGCGGCGACGGAGAACGTCGAGCTCAAGTTCCGCATCTTCGAGCAGATCGACGCGGCCGCCCCCGTGCACGCCATCCTGGCCACCAACACCTCCTCCATCTCCATCACCGAGATCGCCGCGCGCACCAAGCGCCCCGAACAGGTCATCGGGATGCACTTCATGAATCCCGTGCCGGTGATGAAGCTGGTGGAGATCATCCGCGGCCTGGCCACGTCGGACGAGACCACGCGCGCGGTGGTGGAGATGTCGGAGAAGCTGGGGAAGACGGTGGCCGAGGCGCAGGACTATCCCGGCTTCGTGTCGAACCGCATCCTGATGCCGATGATCAACGAGGCGGTGTTCTGCCTGATGGAGGGCGTCGCCACCCGCGAGGCCATCGACACCGTGATGAAGCTGGGGATGAACCACCCGATGGGTCCGCTGGCGCTGGCGGACCTGATCGGGCTGGACACCTGCCTGGCCATCATGAACGTGCTCCACGAGGGGCTGGGCGACGACAAGTACCGCCCCTGCCCGCTGCTGCGGAAGTACGTGGCCAGCGGCCGTCTGGGCCGCAAGACGGGCGAGGGCTTCTACTCGTATGCCCAGCCGTGA
- a CDS encoding CPBP family intramembrane glutamic endopeptidase translates to MSIESPVLHPPEHTGGGFPETPAPPEPSLLERIFYGPYGVRAGWRIAMWLGATFFLLTAIGAGVMLAGVRPGFGAQVAVELAAAAGAGWLMLALVDRRRIGALGFAADRAIPRDLGVGFLLGGGGIALASGVLAVAGSARWVADGGNATEYVAALGQALLFFAVAAAAEEALFRGYLFQALVQGIGARPALLLSAALFALAHARNPGVDALALGNIFLAGVMLGAAYLRTRSLWFCTALHLGWNWTMSALLDFPVSGLMRDTPLYSAVSIGPRWLTGGDFGPEAGIAATVVIAAIAVFLLRAPWIGESAKMRALRPLVDDRVGERL, encoded by the coding sequence TTGAGCATCGAATCACCCGTCCTGCACCCACCCGAGCACACCGGCGGCGGCTTCCCCGAGACGCCGGCGCCGCCCGAGCCCTCGCTGCTGGAGCGCATCTTCTACGGCCCGTACGGCGTGCGCGCGGGGTGGCGGATCGCGATGTGGCTGGGCGCCACGTTCTTCCTGCTCACCGCCATCGGCGCGGGGGTGATGCTGGCCGGCGTGCGCCCCGGCTTCGGCGCGCAGGTGGCGGTGGAGCTCGCCGCGGCGGCCGGCGCGGGGTGGCTGATGCTCGCGCTCGTGGACCGGCGCCGCATCGGCGCGCTGGGGTTCGCGGCCGACCGGGCCATCCCGCGCGACCTCGGCGTCGGCTTCCTGCTCGGCGGCGGCGGGATCGCGCTCGCCAGCGGTGTGCTTGCCGTGGCGGGAAGCGCGCGATGGGTTGCCGACGGAGGGAATGCGACCGAATATGTCGCCGCTCTGGGGCAGGCACTCCTGTTCTTCGCGGTGGCCGCGGCGGCCGAAGAGGCGCTGTTCCGCGGCTACCTGTTCCAGGCGCTGGTGCAGGGGATCGGCGCCCGGCCCGCGCTGCTCCTGTCCGCGGCACTGTTCGCGCTGGCACATGCGCGCAACCCGGGTGTCGACGCGCTCGCGCTGGGCAACATCTTCCTCGCCGGGGTGATGCTGGGCGCCGCATATCTGCGTACGCGCTCGCTCTGGTTCTGCACCGCGCTGCACCTGGGGTGGAACTGGACCATGTCGGCGCTGCTCGACTTCCCGGTGAGCGGGCTGATGCGCGACACGCCGCTGTACAGCGCCGTCTCCATCGGCCCGCGCTGGCTCACCGGTGGCGACTTCGGGCCTGAGGCGGGGATCGCGGCGACGGTGGTGATCGCCGCAATCGCGGTGTTCCTGCTCCGCGCGCCGTGGATCGGCGAGTCGGCGAAGATGCGCGCGCTGCGGCCGCTGGTGGACGACCGCGTGGGAGAGCGCCTGTGA